A DNA window from Streptomyces sp. CA-278952 contains the following coding sequences:
- a CDS encoding glycerophosphodiester phosphodiesterase has translation MTERARKTPGRRSLLGAAVLGTAALGLPATARAAERGRGHGGGHGSLRDLPVPTVIGHRGASGYRPEHTLGSYQLALDMGAHIIEQDLVPTKDGHLVCRHENDITATTDVADHPEFAGRRTTKSIDGLTLTGWFTEDFTLAELKTLRAKERIPGSRPDNTLYDGRWSVPTFEEVLRWAEKEGRKRSKPVWLYVETKHPTYFRKLGLGLEEPLARLLRRYGRDRRNSALILQSFEPGSVQRLARLVDTPRIVLLSGPKERPWDFVESGDPRTVADLVTPAGLAWMASFAQGIGPTLDLVIPKDASGRLTTPTTLVRDAHAKGLRLHPYTLRNENSFLPADFRRGTDPNAYGDVFGACAAYLATGIDGIFADHPDTALLAAADHAGR, from the coding sequence ATGACGGAGCGTGCGCGGAAGACCCCTGGCCGGCGGAGCCTCCTGGGCGCCGCGGTCCTCGGTACCGCGGCCCTGGGCCTGCCCGCCACCGCCCGGGCGGCCGAGCGGGGCCGCGGCCACGGCGGCGGCCACGGATCGCTGCGCGACCTGCCCGTGCCGACGGTGATCGGCCACCGCGGGGCCAGCGGCTACCGCCCCGAGCACACCCTCGGCTCCTACCAGCTGGCCCTCGACATGGGTGCGCACATCATCGAGCAGGACCTCGTGCCGACCAAGGACGGCCACCTCGTCTGCCGCCACGAGAACGACATCACCGCCACCACCGACGTCGCCGACCACCCCGAGTTCGCCGGCCGCAGGACCACCAAGAGCATCGACGGGCTCACCCTGACCGGCTGGTTCACCGAGGACTTCACCCTCGCCGAGCTGAAGACCCTGCGAGCCAAGGAGCGCATCCCGGGCAGCCGCCCGGACAACACCCTCTACGACGGCCGCTGGAGCGTCCCCACCTTCGAGGAGGTGCTGCGCTGGGCGGAGAAGGAGGGCCGCAAGCGCTCCAAGCCGGTCTGGCTGTACGTGGAGACCAAGCACCCCACCTACTTCCGCAAGCTGGGCCTCGGCCTGGAGGAGCCGCTCGCCCGGCTGCTGCGCCGCTACGGGCGGGACCGCCGGAACTCCGCGCTCATCCTCCAGTCCTTCGAGCCCGGCTCCGTCCAGCGCCTCGCGCGCCTCGTCGACACCCCGCGCATCGTCCTGCTCTCCGGCCCGAAGGAGCGCCCCTGGGACTTCGTCGAGTCGGGCGACCCCCGCACCGTCGCCGACCTGGTGACCCCCGCCGGGCTTGCGTGGATGGCCTCCTTCGCCCAGGGCATCGGCCCCACCCTCGATCTCGTCATCCCCAAGGACGCCTCGGGACGGCTCACCACCCCGACCACCCTGGTACGGGACGCGCACGCCAAGGGCCTGCGGCTGCACCCGTACACGCTGCGCAACGAGAACAGCTTCCTGCCCGCCGACTTCCGGCGCGGCACCGACCCCAACGCCTACGGTGACGTGTTCGGCGCCTGCGCCGCCTACCTCGCCACCGGCATCGACGGCATCTTCGCCGACCATCCGGACACGGCGCTGCTCGCGGCGGCGGACCACGCCGGGCGCTGA
- a CDS encoding GNAT family N-acetyltransferase → MTTTFPSISISTDRLVMHPFEMADIPAYIEMMNDEAVVAWMDGPNPYTQVDAERWVRRIASAERTGGHGIALAVHEFLTQRLVGSVRLLNTDWRTRSTEVRYITAPWARGEGYATESVLAIAQWLFRDQGFERIELRTPADNTASQQVAQKLGCISEGVLRNARIARTRTENGTDGGWTDIRTDLIVWGLLPEDLEGVAEQLADAGDYGTYNNWK, encoded by the coding sequence ATGACTACCACCTTTCCGTCCATCTCCATCAGCACGGACAGGTTGGTGATGCACCCCTTCGAGATGGCCGACATCCCCGCGTACATCGAGATGATGAACGACGAGGCGGTCGTCGCGTGGATGGACGGGCCGAACCCGTACACCCAGGTCGACGCCGAACGCTGGGTACGCAGGATCGCTTCTGCTGAGCGCACCGGGGGCCACGGCATCGCCCTCGCCGTCCACGAGTTCCTCACCCAGCGGCTCGTCGGCAGCGTCCGCCTCCTCAACACCGACTGGCGTACCCGCTCCACCGAGGTCCGCTACATCACCGCCCCCTGGGCGCGTGGCGAGGGGTACGCCACCGAATCCGTGCTCGCCATAGCCCAGTGGCTCTTCCGCGACCAGGGCTTCGAACGCATCGAGCTGCGCACCCCCGCCGACAACACCGCCTCCCAGCAGGTCGCCCAGAAGCTCGGCTGCATCAGCGAGGGCGTCCTGCGCAACGCCCGCATCGCCCGCACCCGGACCGAGAACGGCACCGACGGCGGCTGGACCGACATCCGCACCGACCTGATCGTCTGGGGACTCCTCCCCGAAGATCTCGAAGGGGTCGCGGAACAGCTCGCCGACGCCGGCGACTACGGCACGTACAACAACTGGAAGTAG
- a CDS encoding methionine ABC transporter ATP-binding protein → MITTTGLTKVYQSRDREVTALDGVDLHVREGEVYGVIGQSGAGKSSLIRCVNLLERPTSGTVTVAGQDLTALAGRGRRASAELRRARTRIGMVFQHFNLLDSRTVLDNVELPLEILGVSGQERTRKAKDLLDLVGLADKAKSYPGQLSGGQKQRVGIARALAGDPQVLLSDEATSALDPETTRSILQLLRDLNQQLGLTVLLITHEMDVVKTVCDSAALMRRGRIVESGTVAELLATPGSELAHELFPVGGTASGPDRTVVDVTFQGESASRPVISQLSRTYNIDISILGAAMDTVGGKQIGRMRIELPGRFEENVVPIGFLREQGLQAEVVEDETGPKAATAVPEQTSAALTKESAALTQEVVK, encoded by the coding sequence GTGATCACCACGACGGGCCTCACGAAGGTCTACCAGTCGCGCGACCGTGAGGTCACCGCACTCGACGGCGTCGACCTGCACGTCCGCGAAGGCGAGGTGTACGGCGTCATCGGACAGAGCGGCGCCGGCAAGTCCTCCCTGATCCGCTGCGTCAACCTCCTGGAACGCCCCACCTCCGGCACCGTGACGGTGGCCGGCCAGGACCTCACCGCCCTCGCCGGCCGCGGCCGGCGGGCGAGCGCCGAGCTCCGCCGGGCCCGCACCCGCATCGGCATGGTCTTCCAGCACTTCAACCTGCTGGACTCCCGCACCGTGCTGGACAACGTGGAACTGCCGCTGGAGATCCTCGGCGTCTCCGGCCAGGAACGTACCCGCAAGGCCAAGGACCTCCTCGACCTGGTGGGCCTCGCCGACAAGGCGAAGTCCTACCCCGGCCAGCTCTCCGGCGGTCAGAAGCAGCGCGTGGGCATCGCCCGCGCCCTGGCGGGCGACCCCCAGGTGCTGCTCTCGGACGAGGCGACCTCCGCACTCGACCCCGAGACCACCCGCTCCATCCTCCAGCTGCTGCGCGACCTCAACCAGCAGCTCGGCCTGACCGTCCTGCTCATCACCCACGAGATGGACGTCGTCAAGACCGTCTGCGACTCCGCGGCGCTCATGCGGCGCGGCCGGATCGTCGAGTCCGGGACCGTCGCGGAACTCCTCGCCACCCCCGGCTCCGAACTGGCCCACGAGCTGTTCCCGGTCGGCGGGACCGCCTCCGGCCCCGACCGTACGGTCGTCGACGTCACCTTCCAGGGGGAATCGGCCTCCCGGCCGGTCATCTCCCAGCTCTCCCGTACGTACAACATCGACATCTCGATCCTCGGCGCCGCGATGGACACCGTCGGCGGCAAGCAGATCGGCCGGATGCGCATCGAACTGCCCGGCCGCTTCGAGGAGAACGTCGTTCCCATCGGGTTCCTCCGCGAGCAGGGCCTCCAGGCCGAGGTCGTCGAGGACGAGACCGGCCCGAAGGCCGCCACCGCCGTACCGGAGCAGACGTCCGCCGCGCTCACCAAGGAGTCCGCCGCGCTCACCCAGGAGGTCGTCAAATGA
- a CDS encoding methionine ABC transporter permease codes for MTWSEMQPLLTQGTVDTLYMVLWSALVTVVGGLPLGILLVLTDKGGLLQNTLVNKVIGVIVNIGRSLPFIILLIALIPFTTWVVGTFIGPTAMIVPLAVGAIPFFARLVETAIREVDHGLVEAVQSMGGSIPTIVRKVLLPQALPSLVSGVTTTLIVLIGYSAMAGAVGGEGLGSQAITNGFQRFDNRFMLVTVALLVVIVTVIQLIGDIAVRLLARRGRTAS; via the coding sequence ATGACCTGGTCCGAAATGCAGCCCCTGCTGACCCAGGGCACCGTCGACACCCTCTACATGGTGCTGTGGTCCGCACTGGTCACCGTCGTCGGCGGACTGCCGCTCGGCATCCTCCTGGTCCTCACCGACAAGGGCGGACTGCTCCAGAACACCCTGGTGAACAAGGTCATCGGCGTGATCGTGAACATCGGCCGCTCCCTGCCGTTCATCATCCTGCTGATCGCCCTGATCCCCTTCACCACCTGGGTCGTCGGCACCTTCATCGGTCCCACCGCGATGATCGTGCCGCTCGCCGTCGGAGCCATCCCGTTCTTCGCCCGGCTCGTCGAGACGGCGATCCGCGAGGTCGACCACGGACTCGTCGAGGCGGTGCAGTCGATGGGCGGCTCCATCCCCACGATCGTCCGCAAGGTGCTCCTCCCCCAGGCCCTGCCCTCGCTCGTCTCGGGTGTCACCACCACCCTCATCGTGCTCATCGGCTACTCCGCGATGGCCGGCGCGGTCGGCGGCGAAGGACTCGGCTCCCAGGCCATCACCAACGGATTCCAGCGCTTCGACAACCGGTTCATGCTGGTCACCGTCGCCCTGCTGGTCGTCATCGTCACGGTGATCCAGCTGATCGGCGACATCGCCGTCCGGCTGCTGGCCCGCCGCGGCCGCACCGCCTCCTGA
- a CDS encoding MetQ/NlpA family ABC transporter substrate-binding protein produces the protein MRKNIKITATVASAAALALGLSACGTASDPAAKSETGSNADTSKALVVAASPTPHADILNYVKKNLAKKEGLNLEVKEFTDYVLPNTATQNGQVDANFFQHKPYLDDFNAKQKTTIVPVVDVHLEPLGLYSKTVKDLEDIKAGQTVAVPNDTTNGGRALQLLAENGLITLKDGVGTSAKLSDITDKKGLEFKELEAATVPRALGDVDAAVINGNYAIEAKLKPGKDSLALEKAEGNPYANFLAVKDGNEKDPRVEKLAKLLNSDEVKKFIEDTYQGAIVPAFGTPAKS, from the coding sequence GTGCGCAAGAACATCAAGATCACCGCGACCGTCGCTTCCGCCGCCGCCCTCGCCCTGGGCCTGAGCGCCTGCGGTACGGCCTCCGACCCGGCCGCCAAGAGCGAGACCGGCTCGAACGCCGACACCTCCAAGGCCCTGGTCGTCGCCGCGTCCCCGACGCCGCACGCCGACATCCTGAACTACGTCAAGAAGAACCTGGCGAAGAAGGAGGGCCTCAACCTGGAGGTCAAGGAGTTCACGGACTACGTCCTGCCGAACACCGCCACCCAGAACGGCCAGGTCGACGCCAACTTCTTCCAGCACAAGCCCTACCTGGACGACTTCAACGCGAAGCAGAAGACCACCATCGTGCCCGTGGTCGACGTCCACCTGGAGCCGCTGGGCCTCTACTCCAAGACGGTCAAGGACCTCGAGGACATCAAGGCCGGCCAGACCGTCGCCGTCCCCAACGACACCACCAACGGCGGCCGAGCCCTCCAGCTGCTCGCCGAGAACGGCCTGATCACCCTCAAGGACGGCGTCGGCACCAGCGCCAAGCTGAGCGACATCACCGACAAGAAGGGCCTGGAGTTCAAGGAGCTGGAGGCCGCCACCGTGCCCCGCGCCCTGGGCGACGTGGACGCCGCCGTCATCAACGGCAACTACGCCATCGAGGCCAAGCTGAAGCCCGGCAAGGACTCCCTCGCCCTGGAGAAGGCCGAGGGCAACCCGTACGCCAACTTCCTGGCGGTCAAGGACGGCAACGAGAAGGACCCGCGCGTCGAGAAGCTCGCGAAGCTCCTCAACTCCGACGAGGTCAAGAAGTTCATCGAGGACACCTACCAGGGCGCGATCGTCCCGGCCTTCGGCACCCCCGCCAAGTCCTGA
- a CDS encoding lysophospholipid acyltransferase family protein, which produces MSRLTVIKAVLGPILRLMFRPQVEGAENIPGTGPVILAGNHLTFIDSMIMPICCDRPVFYIGKDEYVTGKGLKGKLMAWFFTGCGMIPVDRDGGRGGVAALMTGRRVLEEGQAFAIYPEGTRSPDGRLYRGRTGIARLTLMTGAPVVPFAMIGTDKLQPGGAGLPRPGKVTVRFGEPMEFSRYEGMDRDRYVLRAVTDSVMAEVMRLSGQEYVDMYATKAKAA; this is translated from the coding sequence TTGTCCCGTCTCACGGTCATCAAGGCAGTGCTCGGACCGATTCTGCGCCTGATGTTCCGCCCGCAGGTGGAAGGCGCCGAGAACATTCCCGGGACCGGGCCGGTGATCCTCGCGGGCAATCACCTCACGTTCATCGACTCGATGATCATGCCGATCTGCTGCGACCGGCCGGTGTTCTACATCGGCAAGGACGAGTACGTCACGGGCAAGGGCCTCAAGGGCAAGCTGATGGCCTGGTTCTTCACCGGCTGCGGCATGATCCCGGTGGACCGGGACGGCGGCCGGGGCGGGGTCGCCGCGCTGATGACGGGGCGCCGGGTGCTGGAGGAGGGGCAGGCCTTCGCCATCTACCCCGAGGGCACCCGTTCCCCCGACGGCCGGCTCTACCGGGGCCGTACGGGCATCGCGCGGCTGACGCTGATGACGGGCGCTCCGGTGGTCCCGTTCGCGATGATCGGGACCGACAAGCTGCAGCCGGGCGGCGCCGGCCTGCCCCGGCCGGGCAAGGTCACGGTGCGCTTCGGTGAGCCGATGGAGTTCTCGCGCTACGAGGGCATGGACCGCGACCGCTATGTGCTGCGGGCGGTGACCGACTCGGTGATGGCCGAGGTGATGCGGCTGTCCGGCCAGGAGTACGTGGACATGTACGCGACGAAGGCGAAGGCCGCCTGA
- the cbiE gene encoding precorrin-6y C5,15-methyltransferase (decarboxylating) subunit CbiE, which yields MADRVTVIGWDGSPLTRAATAALSAATLVAGAAHHLALPEVPPRAERIRLGSVDLAARRIAGHRGSAVVLADGDPGFFGVVRTLRAREHGLEVEVVPAVSAVATAFARAGMPWDDAQVVVAHPRTLRRAVNVCRAHHKVAVLTSPGAGPAELALLLDGVHRTFVICEELGTARERVTVLTSDKAADHAWRDPNVVIVIGGGPETTAAGAWIAGRPPAYPQGIRGWALPAEAYRAAGAERMQESGEGEFPGLRAAQLARLGPRTGDLVWDIGSGSGALAVEAARFGAAVLAVDDDPAACARTEAAARAFGVPVQVVRGRAPHVLERLPEPDVVRIGGGGVPVATAVADRRPERIVTHASTRDEAEALGGALTGNGYTVECSLLQSVDLDTTAWTERERSVVFLLSGRRSDLAP from the coding sequence ATGGCCGACCGGGTCACGGTGATCGGCTGGGACGGCTCGCCACTGACCAGAGCGGCCACGGCCGCGCTCTCGGCCGCCACACTCGTCGCCGGCGCCGCCCACCACCTCGCCCTGCCGGAAGTGCCCCCGCGGGCCGAACGCATCCGCCTCGGCAGCGTCGACCTCGCCGCCCGCAGGATCGCGGGACACCGCGGCAGCGCCGTGGTCCTCGCCGACGGCGACCCCGGCTTCTTCGGCGTCGTCCGCACCCTGCGCGCCCGCGAACACGGCCTGGAGGTCGAGGTCGTCCCCGCCGTCTCCGCCGTGGCCACCGCCTTCGCCCGGGCCGGCATGCCCTGGGACGACGCCCAGGTCGTCGTCGCCCACCCCCGCACCCTGCGCCGCGCGGTCAACGTCTGCCGGGCCCACCACAAGGTCGCCGTCCTCACCTCACCGGGCGCCGGACCCGCCGAACTGGCCCTGCTCCTCGACGGCGTCCACCGCACCTTCGTGATCTGCGAGGAACTCGGCACCGCCCGCGAGCGCGTCACCGTCCTCACCTCCGACAAGGCGGCCGACCACGCCTGGCGCGACCCCAACGTCGTCATCGTCATCGGCGGCGGCCCCGAGACCACCGCCGCCGGCGCCTGGATCGCCGGCCGACCGCCCGCCTACCCCCAGGGGATACGGGGCTGGGCCCTGCCCGCCGAGGCCTACCGGGCCGCCGGGGCCGAGCGGATGCAGGAGTCCGGCGAGGGCGAGTTCCCCGGCCTGCGCGCCGCCCAACTGGCCCGCCTCGGCCCCCGCACCGGTGACCTGGTCTGGGACATCGGATCCGGCAGCGGCGCCCTCGCCGTCGAGGCGGCCCGCTTCGGCGCGGCGGTCCTGGCCGTGGACGACGACCCGGCCGCCTGCGCCCGCACCGAGGCCGCCGCCCGCGCCTTCGGCGTCCCCGTCCAGGTCGTCCGCGGCCGCGCCCCGCACGTCCTGGAACGGCTGCCCGAACCGGACGTCGTACGGATCGGCGGCGGGGGAGTCCCGGTGGCCACCGCGGTCGCCGACCGCCGCCCCGAACGCATCGTGACCCACGCCTCGACCCGCGACGAGGCCGAGGCCCTCGGCGGAGCGCTCACCGGCAACGGCTACACGGTCGAATGCTCGCTGCTCCAATCCGTCGACCTGGACACCACGGCCTGGACCGAGCGCGAAAGGTCGGTCGTGTTCCTGCTGTCCGGACGCCGTTCGGACCTCGCCCCCTGA
- a CDS encoding GNAT family N-acetyltransferase, translated as MGMSVTISAATAQDVEQIFRLQYLCFQREAELYDNYRIDPLVQSLESLRAEVADDLVFVARLGDEVVGSVRGVTDPDGTGLIGKLCVHPRLQGHGLGARLLLAAESALSAERAATRFRLHSGHRSEGNLRLYRRAGYAQVGAVTGADGVRMVLLEKDAADRDYVASA; from the coding sequence ATGGGCATGAGCGTGACCATCTCGGCGGCGACGGCACAGGACGTCGAGCAGATCTTCAGACTTCAGTACCTCTGCTTCCAGCGCGAGGCGGAGCTGTACGACAACTACCGGATCGACCCGCTCGTCCAGAGCCTCGAATCCCTGCGCGCCGAAGTCGCCGACGACCTGGTGTTCGTGGCCAGGCTCGGGGACGAGGTCGTCGGATCGGTCCGAGGGGTCACCGACCCGGACGGCACGGGCCTCATCGGCAAGCTCTGCGTCCACCCCCGGCTCCAGGGCCACGGCCTCGGGGCCAGGCTGCTGCTCGCCGCCGAGTCGGCGCTCTCCGCCGAGCGGGCGGCGACCCGCTTCCGGCTGCACAGCGGACACCGCAGCGAGGGCAATCTGCGGCTCTACCGGCGGGCCGGATACGCCCAGGTCGGGGCCGTCACCGGAGCCGACGGCGTCCGGATGGTCCTGCTGGAGAAGGACGCGGCCGACCGGGACTACGTGGCCAGCGCCTGA
- a CDS encoding sigma-70 family RNA polymerase sigma factor, with the protein MTLLDHDPGPAAATALVVRALQPLVRAEARAEAPAAGLDPADLEQSVWVRLLERPAAAGPPADAARWVRDTVRGEARRGRRAARRERPYAGTEPAAGPADCPERAALGAAERLALHSALARLPGRCPRLLEAMLAPSDPTYREIAGELGMSQGSLGPIRSRCLGCLRRMLAAEVVAPSVREGSGRQPANR; encoded by the coding sequence ATGACGCTTCTCGATCACGACCCCGGCCCGGCAGCTGCCACCGCCCTAGTCGTCCGTGCCTTACAACCCCTGGTGCGCGCGGAGGCGAGGGCCGAGGCCCCGGCCGCCGGGCTCGACCCCGCCGACCTCGAACAGAGCGTCTGGGTGCGGCTGCTGGAGCGCCCGGCCGCCGCCGGACCACCCGCCGACGCGGCCCGCTGGGTGCGCGACACCGTACGGGGCGAGGCCCGCCGCGGACGCCGCGCGGCCCGCAGGGAACGCCCGTACGCCGGAACGGAACCCGCCGCCGGACCGGCCGACTGCCCGGAACGCGCCGCTCTCGGGGCCGCCGAACGCCTGGCGTTGCACTCCGCACTGGCCCGGCTGCCCGGCCGCTGCCCCCGGCTGCTGGAGGCGATGCTCGCCCCCAGCGACCCGACCTACCGGGAAATCGCAGGGGAGTTGGGTATGTCACAGGGGAGCTTGGGTCCGATCCGTTCCCGATGCCTTGGATGTCTGCGCAGAATGCTGGCTGCGGAGGTTGTCGCTCCTTCCGTGCGGGAAGGGAGCGGTAGGCAACCGGCGAACAGGTGA
- a CDS encoding MFS transporter — protein sequence MTSIDQNPDTTDAVRRPGRWIALAVLVLAVLLVAVDATVLGLATPFLSEDLEPTGTQLLWIGDVYSFVIAGLLVSMGSLGDRIGRKKLLLVGAVAFGAVSVLNAYATTPEMMIVARALLGVAGATLMPSTLALIRNLFHDPRERSLAIGIWGAMASAGAAVGPVVGGALLEHFWWGSVFLINLPVMAVLVVVGVKLIPESKNPAPGPWDMLSVGLSLVGMIGVVYAIKEAAAHGVSWEAGAAAVAGAGALTWFVRRQLRLPAPLLDMRLFHHRGFSGAVLADLLTILGLSGLVFFLSQFLQLVQGRGPLEAGLAELPAAIGAVTAGLLAGFAARRFSVRSVVSGGLAAVGLALGSVTLLDQNTGYPLLGSMLLVVGVGAGFAFTVTADVILSSVPKEQAGSASAVSETAYELGAALGIALLGSIVTGVYRGFPTPSGIPADIESAAHESLGGAVEAAGALPAAQAGPLVSAAQEAFVDGLRSAAGVGAAVLLAAAVASWFLLRGQKLEDGVEHP from the coding sequence ATGACCAGCATCGATCAGAATCCGGACACCACGGACGCCGTACGCCGCCCGGGGCGGTGGATCGCGCTCGCCGTCCTCGTCCTCGCCGTACTGCTGGTGGCCGTGGACGCGACCGTCCTCGGTCTCGCCACCCCGTTCCTCAGCGAGGACCTCGAACCGACCGGCACCCAGCTGCTCTGGATCGGTGACGTCTACTCCTTCGTCATCGCCGGCCTGCTCGTCTCGATGGGCAGCCTCGGCGACCGGATCGGCCGCAAGAAGCTGCTGCTGGTCGGCGCCGTCGCGTTCGGCGCGGTCTCCGTGCTCAACGCGTACGCGACCACGCCCGAGATGATGATCGTGGCCCGGGCGCTCCTCGGCGTCGCGGGCGCCACCCTGATGCCGTCCACCCTGGCGCTGATCCGCAACCTCTTCCACGACCCGCGCGAGCGCAGCCTCGCCATCGGGATCTGGGGCGCGATGGCCTCGGCGGGCGCGGCCGTCGGTCCGGTCGTCGGCGGGGCCCTGCTCGAACACTTCTGGTGGGGTTCGGTCTTCCTCATCAACCTGCCCGTGATGGCCGTCCTCGTCGTCGTCGGCGTCAAGCTGATCCCCGAGTCCAAGAACCCCGCTCCCGGCCCGTGGGACATGCTCAGCGTGGGGCTCTCCCTGGTCGGCATGATCGGTGTCGTGTACGCCATCAAGGAGGCGGCCGCGCACGGGGTGAGCTGGGAGGCCGGGGCGGCGGCCGTCGCCGGCGCCGGTGCGCTCACCTGGTTCGTCCGCAGGCAACTGCGGCTGCCCGCGCCCCTGCTGGACATGCGGCTCTTCCACCACCGGGGCTTCTCCGGCGCGGTCCTCGCCGACCTGCTGACCATCCTCGGCCTGTCGGGTCTCGTCTTCTTCCTCTCCCAGTTCCTGCAACTGGTGCAGGGCCGTGGACCGCTGGAGGCCGGGCTCGCCGAACTGCCCGCCGCCATCGGCGCGGTGACCGCGGGTCTGCTGGCCGGGTTCGCCGCCCGCCGCTTCTCGGTCCGCTCGGTCGTCTCGGGCGGCCTGGCCGCGGTCGGCCTCGCCCTGGGCAGTGTGACGCTGCTCGACCAGAACACCGGGTATCCGCTGCTCGGCTCCATGCTGCTGGTCGTCGGCGTCGGCGCGGGCTTCGCCTTCACCGTCACCGCCGACGTGATCCTCTCCAGCGTCCCGAAGGAGCAGGCGGGTTCCGCGTCCGCCGTCTCCGAGACCGCGTACGAACTGGGCGCGGCCCTCGGTATCGCCCTGCTCGGCTCCATCGTCACCGGCGTCTACCGGGGCTTCCCGACCCCGTCCGGCATCCCCGCCGACATCGAGTCGGCCGCCCACGAGTCGCTCGGCGGGGCGGTCGAGGCCGCCGGGGCCCTGCCCGCCGCCCAGGCCGGGCCACTGGTCTCGGCGGCCCAGGAGGCGTTCGTCGACGGACTGCGGTCGGCCGCGGGCGTCGGTGCGGCGGTACTGCTGGCGGCGGCGGTCGCCTCCTGGTTCCTGCTGCGGGGCCAGAAGCTGGAGGACGGCGTCGAGCACCCATAG